A stretch of DNA from Mesorhizobium onobrychidis:
CAGGCGATGCCGAGATCGAGCGCCGTGCCGATGCCGAGCGCCGGGCAGGGCGCACCCTTCTCAGCGAAAACGGATTTCTGCGCCTCTTGGGCTTGATGAAGGCGCCGGAGGCCTCGGCGCTGTCACGGCAGTCGCTCATCGACCAGTCGCGGCTAGCCGCCGTCGATCTCGATCTTTTGTCGCTGTTCGATGCCTTTGAGCATGATCGCGAGCCTTATTCCTTCCGCGACCTTATCCTGGCTCGCAAATATGCGGGCCTGATCGCCGGCGGCGCTTCCTGGGGGGCGATCGCCCGCTCCGTCCACCGTTCCGGTCCGGTCGCCTCGCTCACCGCCAAGTCGCTCGCCGTCGGCTCGCAACACGGCCGTCCTGACGCGATCTACCTGGAGGAGGGGCAGAGCGATCTCGACGGGCAATTGCTGTTCGATCTGGACGCGCCTGATGACGACACGCTGGAAGAGTTGTTCGCCGAGGCCGAGGCGGCGGAAGAGGAGGGCCGGCACGACGATGCCGTCGCCCTTTACCAGCGCTGTCTTTCCATCGATCCAAGCGATGCCATCGCCGCCTTCAACCGCGCCAACTGCCTGCGCGGCGCCGGTCGAGTGAACGAGGCCGCACATGACTATGCCCGCGCCATAAAGCTCGATCCGGGTTTCGTCGAAGCCTGGTTCAATCTGGCCGGACTGATGAGCGATGAGGGCCGCGTGGCTTCGGCGCGAAGGCATCTCGTCAAGGCGATCGCGCTGGATGCGAAGTACGCCGATGCGGTGTTCAACCTTGCCAGGCTGGAGTTCGACGCCGGCAATCTCGCCGAGGCGCGGTTGCGCTGGGTGCGGTATCTTGAGCTCGACGCGGAGTCCGAATGGGCGCGCATCGCGGCCAAGGGAATACAATTCGTCGATTTGCAACTCGCGCGCACGGCGGGGTGAGACCAATCATGGCGCTCGACGCAAAGACCATTCGAGCGCGAGTTGTCGAAGAGCTCCATACGCGGGTTGGTGAGAGATGGTTCAGGCCAGATAGCGCCAAGCTTGTTGTCACGTCTGTCGGTAACCTCACCGATTTCGGTATCGAGCTTGATTGCTATACGGACCGCCGATATGGCGAATACGACTGCTCGGTCGCAGCTGTCTTCAAGTGGAAGAAATTTGCCAAGCTATGGAAGGATTTTGACGCCTGGTACGAGGTCAAGGATCCGAGTTCGGCGCAGTTCAAGACCCGAAGCTCGCGACAGCTGAACCGACAATTTCTCAGGGTAGGGTTCGATGCTATTGACGGGAATTTTATCAGCGGTCGTGGCCCGTTCTGGGTAGCAAATGAAGGTGATTTGGATGCCTTCATAAGCCAGTGCGCCGCCGATCTCGATGGCAGGGTTGGCGAATGGATCAGGAGATGGTTCACATGGGCGTCGGCGCTGGATGTGATGGATGGCAATTCGCAATTATGCGGGTCATGGCGAGACACCGCATACTTCTGCCTGCTGGAACAAGTTCACGGTCGTGAGGTTGCTTGCAAATGGGCAGGTGACATTGATGCGACTGGCTGGCCCGGATTGCTGGCCGCTCAGGTCGAGTATCTCCAGTCACAGGTTTGCGGTGGGGCCTCTGTATAAAGGATCGCAATGGTCGCGCTTGAACACCCCCCTCTGGCCTGCCGGCCATCTCCCCCGCAAGGGGGGAGATTGGATGTCGCCATCGTTTTCGCCAATCACCAACGTTGGAAGCTGGGCGGGTCAGAGCTGCTAATCTCCCCCCTTGCGGGGGAGATGGCCGGCAGGCCAGAGGGGGGTGGGGCGGAATGCGGCTTCCGCGGGAAGGCCGCTCCATGACGACCTTCCTCTTCGACGGACCCGACGCCGCCCCCATCACCATCCTTCTCGCTCACGGCGCCGGGGCGCCGATGGACTCGGCTTCGATGGCTGCGACAACCAAAGCGCTGGCTGCCGCCGGCTTCCGCGTTGCGCGCTTCGAATTCCACTACATGGCCGCCCGCCGCTACGGCCACCGCAAGCCGCCGCCGCGGGCCGAGACGGTGAACCCCGAATATATCAAGGCGATCGCCGACCTCAGGGCGAAGGGCGTGAAGGGGCCGCTCGTCATCGGCGGCAAGTCGATGGGCGGGCGCGTCGCCTCGATGATCGCCGACGAGATGTTTGCCAAGGGCGAGATTTCGGGCCTCGTCTGTCTCGGCTATCCCTTTCACCCACCGGCCAAGCCCGAGCAACTGCGGACCAAACATCTCGCCGATCTCAGGACGCCGAGCCTGATCGTCCAAGGCACGCGCGACGAGTTCGGCACCAGGGAAGAGGTCGCGACTTACGGTCTTTCCGATGCCATCGAGGTGATCTGGCTTGAGGACGGCGACCACGACCTGAGGCCGCGTAAGGCGATCTCCGGCTTTTCAACGGCCGATCATCTGAAGACGCTGGCCGAGACGGTGAAGGCGTGGACCGGGCGCATCGTTTGCTGACGCCGGCATGAAGATCGCCTCCTTCAACATCAACAACATCAACAGCCGGCTGCAAAACCTGCTGGCCTGGCTGGCTGTCGCCAAGCCCGACATCGTCTGCCTGCAGGAGCTGAAGGCAAGGGAGACACAGTTTCCGCGCACAGCACTCGCCGCCGCCGGCTATGGCGCGGTCTGGGTGGGGCAGCCGACCTGGAACGGCGTCGCCATACTCGCGCGGGGTTCAGAACCCGTTCTGACCCGCGAGGCGCTGCCCGGCGACGACAGCGACCAGCAGGCCCGCTACATCGAGGCGGCGGTCAACGGCATCGTCGTCGCCTGCCTCTATGCGCCGAACGGCAACCCGCAGCCCGGCCCGAAATTCACCTATAAGCTGGCCTGGCACGAGCGCCTGAACGCGCATGCCGCAGAACTGTTCGACACCGGCCTGCCGGTGGTACTGGCCGGCGACTACAACATCGTGCCCGAGCCGCGCGACATCTACCCGACCCGCTCCTATGACGACAATGCGCTGGTGCAGCCGGAAAGCCGCGCCGCCTTCGCAGCACTGCTCGACCAGGGCTGGACCGACGCGCTGCGCAAGAAGCACCCTAAGGACACGCTCTACACATTCTGGGATTATCGCCGCAACCGCTGGCAGCGCGACGCCGGCCTGCGGCTCGACCATATATTGCTCAGCAAAAAGCTGGCGCGCCGGCTGGCCGGTGCCGGCATCGACCGCGACGTGCGCGGCGAGACCGGCGCCAGCGACCACGCGCCGGTGTGGGTGGAATTGCGGTGAGGGTGGAGCCAATCTCCCCCCAAGTTGTGGGGGAGATTGGCTCCTATCAGACGGGCATCGACAAGCCCGGGGCTGACCGGCATCATTGCGGGCGAAGCGGAAAGCGGCCCGAGGGGGGAGCCCAATGAACAGGTTTGTCGACAGGCTGCTCGCGGTGCTGCTGCTGGCGATCGGCATGCTCTGCTTCACACGTGTGTATTTCGTGGTGGGCGGCGAGGGCGCCGGCGACGCTTTCGCCTCCATGCGCCTGGCTTTTTTCGGAGCGGCGGGCGCTGTCTCAGCCCTTGCAGCCCTGCTGTTCTGGGCCGGCCTGTTGCCGGGCCGATCGACGCTCGATCCGAAGACGCCGCTGTTCGGCAGAGGCGCCGAAACGCAACCCGGCGGACGACCACGCCTGCGGCAGCTCTTCGTCGTCGTTCCGTTCCTTGCCGTACTCGCTCTGGTGGCCGACCAGCTCGGCCCTTGGTCGCGACAGCCACAGGACGCCGGCAAAAGCCTGACCGCCGAGCAACCCGCGCCGGGGCCGCCGAAGGGCGAAGACGTCGCCAGCGCGGAACCGGCACAGCCGCCGGCTCCTGCCTCGCCATCAGAGGTCGCGCTTGCCCCACCACTCTCACCGCCGGAGGCTGCTCCAGCCCCGGCTCCGCCACCGCAGACTGTTGCGCCGCTGCCCCAGGCGCTGCCGCCGCAGCCGACGCAGCCCGACGGCCACCGCGAGCCCGTCGTCTGGCTGGCGGTGGCGCCCGACGGGCACTCGATCCTAAGCGCCAGTACCGACCGCACGATCAAGCTCTGGGATATCGACGGCAAGCGCCTGCTCCGCACTCTCGGCGTCCACAAGGACATGGCGCGGACAGCGCTTTTCCTGCCCGATGGGGCGCGGGCGCTGACGGCCGGCGACGGATGGCGAGATCGTGCTGCGCCAGCTCTCCGATGGCGCTGTGCTGCATGTATTCTCGTCAGGCCAGAACGGTGGTGTCAACAAGCTCGCGATCAGTCCCGACGGCAAACGTGCGGTCAGCGGGCACGACACCGGCAGGGTCATCGTCTGGGATATCGAGAAAGGCTCGGTGCTGCATGTGATGCCGGGGCACGACTGGTCGATCAGCGGGATCGCCGTCTCGCCCGACGGCACACGCGCGATCAGCGGCAGTATCGAGGGCACGCTGAAGCTATGGGACATCGGCACCGGCAAGCAGCTGCGCAGCTGGCACGGGCATGAGCGCGGCCCCTATGGGATCGTGTTCATGGCCGACGGGCGCCATCTGATCACCGGCAGCGGCGATTATACGATCAAGCTCTGGGACCTCGACAGCGGCCGCGAAGTCCGCCGCCTCGAGGGCCATTCGGGTACGGTCTATGCGCTGGCGCTGTCGGCCGACGGCAAGCGGCTGCTGTCCGGCTCGCTCGACGGCACGGCACGGCTGTGGGACATGGAAACCGGCAGTGAGACCGCGCTGTTCGACAGCCGGTCCGGTCCAGTCTACGCCGTGGCGTTCGCCGCCGACGGCACGGTGCTGACCGGCGGCTACGACCGCACCATCCGGGACTGGCCGGCCGGCGGCGGTGATGCGGTGGCGCTGTTCCCGGGCGCGCCGGAGTGATGTGCGAAGGTGGCGCGCGACGCTCGACGTTACAGAAAGGAGCGCCGCCGCCGACGCTGCCAATCTCCCCCCTCGTGGGGGAGATGCCCGGCAGGGCAGAGGGGGGCGCGAAGGATCGCCAGCCTTTGCTCTAACTCATTCTCAACCAGGAACCAGTCTGCGGGCGTTGCTACGAATGGTTGACAGGCCGGCGGGACAGCGCCCCCCTCTGTCCTGCCGGACATCTCCCCCACAAGGGGGGAGATCGGCTGTCACGGCCGCCTCGCCGAAACCCCTTTACGGCATCGGTTTTCGAGGCCAATACCGCCTGAAGACCAAGCGTTGGGGACACCATGACCAATCTCCACATCGTCGAGGCGTCGATCGAACAGCTGCGGCGGGCGCTGGAGGCTGGCACGGTCACTAGCGTCGAGCTGGTCGGCGCCTGTCTGCGCAGGATCGCCAGATATGACCGGCATGGCATCGCCCTCAATGCCGTTCCCGTGCTCAATCCCAAGATGTTCGAGGAGGCCGCCGCGTCCGACCGGCGCCGCAGGAATGGTGCGACGCTCGGGCCGTTGGATGGCATCCCCTATACCGCCAAGGACAGCTACAAGGTGGCGGGCTTGTCGGTGGCCGCCGGCTCGCCGGCCTTCGAGCATCTCACGGCCAACGAGGACGCCTTCACCATTGCGCGGCTGCGGGCCGGCGGCGCGGTGCTGATCGGGCTGACCAACATGCCGCCGATGGCCAATGGCGGCATGCAGCGCGGCGTCTACGGCCGGGCGGAAAGCCCCTACAATGCCGAATACCTGACCGCGGCCTTCGCGTCGGGCTCGTCGAATGGTTCCGGCACCGCGACCGCCGCCAGCTTCGCCGCCTTCGGGCTCGGCGAGGAGACATGGTCGTCCGGCCGGGCGCCGGCGTCGAACAATGCGCTGGTCGCCTACACGCCGTCGCGCGGCATCATTTCCGTGCGCGGCAACTGGCCGCTGGTGCCGACGATGGACGTGGTGGTGCCGCATACGCGCAGCGTGGCCGACATGCTCGAACTGCTCGACGTGATCGTCGCCGACGACCCCGACACAAGAGGCGATTTCTGGCGCGCGCAGCCCTGGGTGGCGCTGCCGAAGAGCTCGGCCGTGCGGCCGCCGCGCTACACCGGGCTCGAGCTGGAGGGGGCGCTGCAAGGCGTGCGGCTCGGCGTGCCCCGCATGTATATCGGCCGCGATATGGAGGCCGACGTTCCGATCCGCGCGTCGGTGCTCGACCTGTGGGAGCAGGCGGCGGCTGATCTGCGGCGGCTCGGCGCTGATGTGGTCGAGGTCGATTTTCCCGTCGTCTCCAACTACGAGCGCGACCGGCCGGGCACCAAAAACATGGTCGATCGCGGGCTGGTTCCGGAAGGATTCGCCGAGCGCGAGATCTGGGACCTGTGCGTCTTCGCCTGGGACGATTTCCTGCGCGCCAATGCCGACCCGGCCATCCCCGATCTCGCCTCGGTCGACGGCGCAAAAATCTTTCCGCAGCCGCCGGGCACGCTGCCGGACCGCTACCAAGACAGCTTCGATGTGGCGGAATATGTCGAACGGGCCAAGCGCGGCGTCACGCCATTCCTGGCCATTCCCGAGCTGGAGGCCGGCCTGAAAGGCCTGGAGGCGACGCGGCGCATCGACTTCGAGGATTGGCTCGACGCACAAGGGCTCGACGCAGTGGTGTTTCCCGCCGTCGCCGATGTCGGTCCGGCCGATGCGGATGTAAACGAGACTTCCGCAGCGCTGGCGTGGCGCAACGGCACCTGGGTCGCCAATGGCAATCTGGTGTGGCGCCATCTCGGTATTCCGACCGTCACCGTGCCGATGGGCACGATGGCCGATATCGGCATGCCGGTCGGCCTCACCTTCGCCGGCAAGGCCTATAACGACACCAAGCTGCTGCGGCTGGCCGGAGACTTCGAGCGTTTTGGCCAGCGCCGCAACCGCCCGCCGCGCACGCCGGAGCTTCCCGACGATGTTTTTTCCGCCCGGCCTTTCGCCCGCCGGCCCGCCGAGGCGCTGCCGCTCACCGTCGCGCTTGCCGCCGAGACGCGCCATGCGGGTGATCAGGACGAGATAACCATCACGCTTGATGTGCATGGCGAGGCCAGAGCCGAGATCAGCGTGAAAGTCCATGTCAACGGCGAGCCCATTCGCATGCAGCGGACCGGCGCGCGCTTCGCCGGGCGTGCGGTCGTACCGGCCAACGAGCATGAGAGGATCCACAGCGTCTGGCGCGGCTCATACGGCTCGATCGTCACTGCTATCGTGCGGCTAGCGGGCGGGAGCGCGGCCGGCGCCTACGCGGTGACCGGTGGAATTGGATGACCACCGCGCTTCGCCTTGTGCTGCGGCATGCAGCACGTCTGCGGCCAGTCCCTCAATCCGCGTCAGTCCGGGTTGCAGGGGTCGGCCTTGGCCGCCGCTGTCTTTTCACCCTCCTGCTGCGCCTCGACATCCTGCTGCGAAGTGGCAAGGTTTTTATCGCCACCGGCTTCCTGGTTGGCAAGCGGCATGGTGTTGGCGTCCTTATTGGCCGGGCCGCCCTCTACCCTGTTACCGGTATTCGCGTCGGTTTCGAGCGGCGCACGCGTTGCGTCTTTTGCGATGCCCGATTGAGCTTCGATCGATGCGGTCGTCTCATGGCAGGTGGCGCTTGCCGTGCCGGCACTCAGGCCGATCATAGAGGTGGCGAGCAAAATAGCGGTAAGCGTCTTCATCTCATGTTTGAGGCTGTCTTTCTAAACTGCCGGCACTATCTGAGGTTCCGCTAATTCGGTTCGAACCTCGAAACGGAACGATCAGCGGGTCCTTCCGGACCGGGAGCCAAGTAATTCGTAAACCAAAAGTTGTGCCGGCGCAGCCGTTACTCGACATGGTACTTGCGTCACCCCTAAAATAATGAGATGCTGGTTTTGGGTTATTGGGTAACGAGTGTTGGGGTAGGGAGAAGGCGTCTCGACTGTCGTAAGTTCCGGGACGGCTTTGAGAATTCATGAAACTCCTGCGGTTCCTGGTGGGCATCCTCACCATGTCGTCTGTCGTGGCGATTTCGACTTATTGGGCAACGGGTTCAATCTGGAAGGCGACCGGCGGGATGATCATTGCCTTGATCGTTTTGCAGGTTGGGTATTTTGTCTGCCTCCTCTGGGCGGCCTATAGGCCCGGCGCGGAAGCCGCAGGAGCTGATCCCCCTGAGAGTATTGACTGGCTCGACCATGGAACTGGTGTCCGGCTCTAGAGCGTTTGCAGCCAAGTGGAATCACTTGGTGTCGTAATAGATGGAGCGGGATGCCAGTTTAGTTTGAACGCATCCGCTCTAGCTGAGACCGGAACCGAAGGCCATCAGTTCGAGACCGGTCCGTTCCGGGAATGTCCATTGGACGTCCCGCAGGGTCAGCCAACCATATATATCAGCCCGGTTCGGACCATTTGGCACGCAACCTCATGCTTTGCGGGCTTCCGCAGGCGCGGCCTACCGCGTATTGGCGCGGGGAAACTCCCTTGGGCACGCGTGAAAAGCATGATTCGACTGGAAAGCATCAGCAAGCAGAACGGCCGGCAGATCGTCTTCATCGAGGCCTCCGCCTCCTTGCAGAAGGGCGAAAAGGTCGGGCTTGTCGGCCCTAACGGCGCCGGCAAGACGACGCTGTTTCGCATGATCAACGGCGAGGAGCAGCCCGACGAGGGCCAGGTCTCGGTCGATCGCGGCGTCACCATCGGCTATTTCAGCCAGGATGTCGGCGACATGGCGGGCCGCAGCGCGGTTGCCGAAGTGATGGACGGCGCCGGGCCGGTGAGCGAAGTGGCGGCCGAGATGGGCGAACTCGAAGCCGCCATGGGCGATCCTGATCGCGGCGATGAGATGGAGGCGATCATCGCCCGCTACGGCGACCTGCAGGCGCGGTTCGAGGAGCTCGACGGCTATGCGCTGGATGGCCGCGCCCGCGAGGTGCTGGACGGCCTCGGCTTCAGCCAGGAGATGATGGACGGCGACGTCGGAAAACTTTCCGGCGGCTGGAAGATGCGCGTGGCGCTGGCCAGGATCCTGCTGATGCGGCCCGACGCCATGCTGCTCGACGAGCCGAGCAACCATCTCGACCTGGAAAGCCTGATCTGGCTGGAGCAGTTCCTGAAGAACTATGACGGCGCGCTGCTGATGACCTCGCACGACCGCGAGTTCATGAACCGCATCGTCAACAAGGTGGTCGAGATCGATGGCGGCTCGCTGACCGCTTACTCCGGCAACTATGAATTCTACCAGCAGCAGCGGGCGATCGCCGACAGGCAGCAGCAGGCGCAGTTCGAGCGCCAGCAGGCGATGCTGGCCAAGGAGATCGCCTTCATCGAGCGCTTCAAGGCGCGCGCCTCGCATGCCGCCCAGGTGCAGAGCCGGGTGAAGAAGCTGGAGAAGATCGACCGCGTCGAGCCGCCCAAGCGCCGCCAAAAAGTGTCGTTCGACTTTCAGCCGGCGCCGCGCTGCGGCGAGGACGTGGTGACACTGAAGAACGTCCACAAGGGCTATGGCAGCCGCTCGATCTACGAGGGGCTGGATTTCCAGGTGCGCCGCCGCGAGCGCTGGTGCGT
This window harbors:
- a CDS encoding tetratricopeptide repeat protein, producing the protein MTAPTGITSGTVFGTIGALAAFPLRLAAREVERQQGQLRRGVTRRTNHVVFGRTLLAKAGDAEIERRADAERRAGRTLLSENGFLRLLGLMKAPEASALSRQSLIDQSRLAAVDLDLLSLFDAFEHDREPYSFRDLILARKYAGLIAGGASWGAIARSVHRSGPVASLTAKSLAVGSQHGRPDAIYLEEGQSDLDGQLLFDLDAPDDDTLEELFAEAEAAEEEGRHDDAVALYQRCLSIDPSDAIAAFNRANCLRGAGRVNEAAHDYARAIKLDPGFVEAWFNLAGLMSDEGRVASARRHLVKAIALDAKYADAVFNLARLEFDAGNLAEARLRWVRYLELDAESEWARIAAKGIQFVDLQLARTAG
- a CDS encoding alpha/beta hydrolase family protein, with product MTTFLFDGPDAAPITILLAHGAGAPMDSASMAATTKALAAAGFRVARFEFHYMAARRYGHRKPPPRAETVNPEYIKAIADLRAKGVKGPLVIGGKSMGGRVASMIADEMFAKGEISGLVCLGYPFHPPAKPEQLRTKHLADLRTPSLIVQGTRDEFGTREEVATYGLSDAIEVIWLEDGDHDLRPRKAISGFSTADHLKTLAETVKAWTGRIVC
- a CDS encoding exodeoxyribonuclease III; the protein is MKIASFNINNINSRLQNLLAWLAVAKPDIVCLQELKARETQFPRTALAAAGYGAVWVGQPTWNGVAILARGSEPVLTREALPGDDSDQQARYIEAAVNGIVVACLYAPNGNPQPGPKFTYKLAWHERLNAHAAELFDTGLPVVLAGDYNIVPEPRDIYPTRSYDDNALVQPESRAAFAALLDQGWTDALRKKHPKDTLYTFWDYRRNRWQRDAGLRLDHILLSKKLARRLAGAGIDRDVRGETGASDHAPVWVELR
- a CDS encoding WD40 repeat domain-containing protein, encoding MLRQLSDGAVLHVFSSGQNGGVNKLAISPDGKRAVSGHDTGRVIVWDIEKGSVLHVMPGHDWSISGIAVSPDGTRAISGSIEGTLKLWDIGTGKQLRSWHGHERGPYGIVFMADGRHLITGSGDYTIKLWDLDSGREVRRLEGHSGTVYALALSADGKRLLSGSLDGTARLWDMETGSETALFDSRSGPVYAVAFAADGTVLTGGYDRTIRDWPAGGGDAVALFPGAPE
- a CDS encoding amidase — its product is MTNLHIVEASIEQLRRALEAGTVTSVELVGACLRRIARYDRHGIALNAVPVLNPKMFEEAAASDRRRRNGATLGPLDGIPYTAKDSYKVAGLSVAAGSPAFEHLTANEDAFTIARLRAGGAVLIGLTNMPPMANGGMQRGVYGRAESPYNAEYLTAAFASGSSNGSGTATAASFAAFGLGEETWSSGRAPASNNALVAYTPSRGIISVRGNWPLVPTMDVVVPHTRSVADMLELLDVIVADDPDTRGDFWRAQPWVALPKSSAVRPPRYTGLELEGALQGVRLGVPRMYIGRDMEADVPIRASVLDLWEQAAADLRRLGADVVEVDFPVVSNYERDRPGTKNMVDRGLVPEGFAEREIWDLCVFAWDDFLRANADPAIPDLASVDGAKIFPQPPGTLPDRYQDSFDVAEYVERAKRGVTPFLAIPELEAGLKGLEATRRIDFEDWLDAQGLDAVVFPAVADVGPADADVNETSAALAWRNGTWVANGNLVWRHLGIPTVTVPMGTMADIGMPVGLTFAGKAYNDTKLLRLAGDFERFGQRRNRPPRTPELPDDVFSARPFARRPAEALPLTVALAAETRHAGDQDEITITLDVHGEARAEISVKVHVNGEPIRMQRTGARFAGRAVVPANEHERIHSVWRGSYGSIVTAIVRLAGGSAAGAYAVTGGIG
- a CDS encoding ABC-F family ATP-binding cassette domain-containing protein, whose protein sequence is MIRLESISKQNGRQIVFIEASASLQKGEKVGLVGPNGAGKTTLFRMINGEEQPDEGQVSVDRGVTIGYFSQDVGDMAGRSAVAEVMDGAGPVSEVAAEMGELEAAMGDPDRGDEMEAIIARYGDLQARFEELDGYALDGRAREVLDGLGFSQEMMDGDVGKLSGGWKMRVALARILLMRPDAMLLDEPSNHLDLESLIWLEQFLKNYDGALLMTSHDREFMNRIVNKVVEIDGGSLTAYSGNYEFYQQQRAIADRQQQAQFERQQAMLAKEIAFIERFKARASHAAQVQSRVKKLEKIDRVEPPKRRQKVSFDFQPAPRCGEDVVTLKNVHKGYGSRSIYEGLDFQVRRRERWCVMGINGAGKSTLLKLVAGASEPDNGTVARGPSVRMGYFAQHAMEVLEGERTVFQTLEDAFPQAGQAPLRALAGCFGFSGDEIEKKCRVLSGGEKARLVMALMLFDPPNLLVLDEPTNHLDIATKEMLITALSQYEGTMLFVSHDRHFLAALLNRVLELTPEGIHTYGGGYTEYVERTGQEAPGLRG